The genomic DNA actgttgctcagattgattaccCTCGTTAACTGGTTCGTTATTAATGTTTTCCATTGGATAACTAATTTAAGAATcaataattagtatacaagaaataatccaatgttacatttaattgcacataatcacgtaaacgAACCCAATTCTGTAAATTTTTCTAAGATTTCCATtatatcatgcttctatatacaaccgttttatttatttattttacacatactgattttacttATTACTATTACATAATTGTAATTTCATAACTCCTTTATCCTTTCGTTAGATAATAGTCTAATAACGGTGTTTCCTTGGATTGTAATTCCAGGAGATTTGtttcccaatctcttggatcctattcccaacaTTCATTAGTTCTTGACCCAAGTAGTGAAGTCTAGCTGTATTCTTGTTACTCTTTGGTGGATTCggtaaaggttctagattgaactgaggaaaaagcttatagggattgttctgtaactgtatttcatgagtcaaccattcgtctatgtCGAAAGGTCGCGAGTGTACTgaaaggtttggaatagctgATTCTAAGTTTATTGATAGTTGTGTTTCATTAATAGTCTTGATAATACTATAGTCTGTTATTGTAAGATCTAATTCTTCTTGAGATGGTAACCCCttaatttgcctagaactttcttcAATTTCCGTTTTCTTAGGCTCAAGAGGTAAAGCATTAAATTCTATAGGTTCCTCCatgtctggtatatacctattgaaatctctggaaacttctactcttactggatagagatttaaattctgaagggtatCAGACAAATTACTCATGCTGTTTAAAAATACACGCACAATTACTAGGTCAGAATTTGTAATAATTTTGATAGAAATACGTGTGTAATTATCCGAACAACTAGAATTTTAAAGCATCCTaggttttatttaaaaatttatttatttactgacaTAAGGCTTCTAAACTTGTAAAGACACTAAAGTTTTAGTTTTCTATATAAAATTTGTTCCATGCTATATGCGATTAATCAGATAatgaaacacataatcacagaatagtaattaataaaatttaagtattttctaaatacttaataggcttaaatcagtggcttgatcagtggctctgataccacctttttctgtcacggcccccgacccggtttgacccgtttcgggagccgcgggacagaaaatcccgtggtacttatttttatagcggaagtcttaacaggatcgttttaaacttgaaaattttgcccgagtattatttatttacatttaggataaaccccgtaaatatcataatttcattatcttacaaacatgtttatttattttatttgagccaccacttcaagcttgatagtgctccgtagcacgtgtacttaattcaggaggtcacctgaaacatgttgtaaaaaggttttgtcagcggggaaatactgagtgaatcattcattttgataaaattgacacatagttataaattacagcataagagcgattactatggcagtatcttaattaatatctggtcttgccacccgtgtgacgatggtcataccactattgggtccagtcacccaattagtgacgtttttgtcactgttaggtcttattagcctaacccatgttagggcttattgcctaaccgtgagaaattagtaatgtgcacaataccccactaaccagcggttaagataaccacgacttaatccctgtaattataacactttgaaaataatttgaggtattgtaatacttactcacaaacggtgagaaaacagttaaaaagaagaatgactcacaaactgtgagaaaagagtttacaaaagaggaatgactcacaaactgtgagaaaagagtttacaaaagaggaatgactcacaaactgtgagaaaagagtttacaaaagaggaatgactcactttgcagatttaacgggcaaggtataagcctactgattagccttgattaaacctaatttaataataatgcacacacaataggttagtaactaattcagcagttacgtcaattcacgagatcaaaccctcacaatgattaacaagtgcaatacttaataattcaatcggattcacaacgaataacagagcatagtccgaattcgaacagcactcaaatattcaagtcgaaatcacgatgaataatcaaagtacaagctcaatttgagcagcactcggacaatcgttggatagttataatcgatcggacgttgaatcgtaatagcgatcgagttattaccctgattgcggcagcacttcgtgaattgtgtgtgttgtgaacgatattcgctataactcgatggttacagagaatttggacgtcgaatgaacaccaaaattcaagtgccaacgtcctttatttatagctggaaaatgtcctccctcgcgccacgcgaagaagacatgtgtacccgtcgcgtggcgcgacgggtctattttctAGCCTAGGTTGCTTCGTGTCCAAGTAACCTTGCTGAGTAAGTTAAACGAACAATTTTCGTTTCTACAGCAAATTTAGAGGATAAACatccactagggtttaacccccctgagttttaggggccctgatcctgattccgattgttatgaaaattttagggttagtgcagaattacttgggtgtctcaattagggttttcttgttgactaattatcgtcctaattatggattttagtggcagttgttacataaGAAGCATAGTTAGGAAGCTTGGAAGCATTGGAACTTGAAGGACCGCCTCCTAGAGCTTTTATCCATcaccttcatcatcatcttcatcttgatttcttccctagccatagtgctagtagtaagctcctcACAACTTGATTTTACTTctaattttagtggttaaaaAGTTATGTAATATGTTAATCTAAAGAAACTCAAGAAAACATGAAGATGATCACTTACATAAAGCTTAATAACATGAAAATCTAAGTTGTTTTAGTGTATGTATGAtacttgtttgttgatttcttgtgaatatgatgttgatcatcatgagaagcttgctagatgatgattaaacacatgatctagcaagtataagGATGGATTTTGAGAAAATCataatgatcatcctttatgtgaatcatgaacttgaaaaagaagttgttttagaGCATGATGATTATGGATACATGTTGTAAGTCTTGAAAATGAAGGatttcaaaaataatattttcaagaaaacaaagtttacTACAAGATTGACATGATCATGGTTTTTAAAGGAAGTAAATATGTTTTAAGtgttaaaaaaaagttagaaGAGTATTGGAAACAAGAAAATTTCAAGAAgaatcatttttagaaaatcttcacacaagttgtaaagaactaaaatcttcaagaattagttttataaactataaaccatgtttttagaggtaactaaacttactaaaTAACATgttaagttactacaaatttttataaactttcaagTTTATGACATAGTGTAAATTGCATATTTTTGGCTCATGGTAAGTCTTGATTAAATTGTTGATAATTGGTggtgaattttaaaagaaaatgatatgctttaaagcatggaaacctccatttttaaggggaaactatggcaaaatttttgtagaaattaaacacttagaaaaatatttttaaacaagtgtttacaagtaaatTTTGATCAtggttttcatataaaaatttgccataattcttattccaaaaattacaaatgttggaggttggtttttgagaTATAAAAATGACTAtgtatatatttaggaaaatatatatttagatgtcacaattTGTGAGCTACTTGTATATTacgtgtattagttatattatttttaggaacTTGAagataatataactcaccaaaatgCCAAAATTGTAATAagaaaatattaccaaaattccaagaaaataaatatataatttatacccgAATATTGGACAAACCGGACAAGGACTAAGgactataaatatatatatatatagagtatatagagtaggagttgggtggaaagtgtgtttttcctagaaagtctaggaagcaataagaacgcgacatgtgacATTGAAAgattttatctaaaagggcatttatgtactttcacaatctatttttattttaggaaattatcttcaataactaactatccataaatttcggaattttttgttttcgattttttATCTCACTTAATATCAATCTTTCCTCcgttttcttgctggaatctatcagcatgttcttggtactgtgctttaacattcagattcatacagctgtgttttaactgcaagcagatttatacagttgtgttttagcattcagattcaaacagttgtgttttaacagcaagcagatgcatacagttgtgttttagcattcagattcatacagttgtgttttaacagcaagcagattcatacagttgtgttttagcattcagattcatacatgtgtgttttaacagcaagcagattcatacaaatgtgttttatcattcagattcatacaactgtgttttaacagcaattcagattcatacatctgtgttttaacagcaagcagattcatacaaatgtgttttatcattcagattcatacagctgtgttttaacagcaagcagattcatacaaatgtgttttatcattcagattcatacagctgtgttttaacagcaagcagattcatacaaatgtgttttatcattcagatttatacaactgtgttttaacagcaattcagattcatacagctgtgttttaacagcaagcagattcatacaaatgtgttttatcattcagattcatacagctgtgttttaacagcaattcagattcatacagctgtgttttaacagcaagcagattcatacaaatgtgttttacatcagcAGATTTCGCCCCAGCAAGCAGAGTCATCCTCAACAAACGGAATACCTACAAACATTTGTTATTTTAAACACACACCTAGGGTTCTTGCGACTTAAACTGTGCTTCCAGCAAGTTCAACTTTTCTTCCGGCAACTTCATCTCTGCTTCCATCCATCTTGTTCAAATCCCTCTGTTCTTTGAATCTCTTCCCTTCAAACATCAATTACTTCAATGTAGAACACGATTGAACCCTAATCGCCTACTAAAACACAGAACACAATGTTGGGAAGATCTTATGTATATAGAAGTTGGTAAATCTCTTATCTTGATCCatgtttttaggtatttttggtatgattttagaGGGTTTTCGttgtatttttggtatgattttagagagagaaagagagagagggaaaatggCATGTATTAAGGAGATGTGATATCTCTAACGGTTATTtttgattgatttaaaacacatataaggacgaaattgcccctcctcatttaaaacaatctattaaatataggaaattattacaagattgccattgatttgatctcaacccttaaacaccccaatcggatggacaagatcgcttcctagactttctaggaaaaacacactttccgtaggaaccctactctatatatatatatatatatatatatatatatatatatatatatatatatatatatatatatatataggctaattatagTGAGAAAACTCAgtccagttgactaaaccctgaaaactcTAATATGTGGCTAGGATTGATCCACGTTTAATTTGTTGTTTGAAGAAGGAGGGGCATGATAGTAATTTTGCATGTTTCACTTTTGACATCTATAGATGGCGATGGTGATGTCTGCACACGCAGACTTCTCTCCTTGTATCAAACCTTCATCTTGTCATGCTTTTAATAAATGCTTGTACTTGGAGACTTTCTTCTTCTCTCCTTTCTTAATATCACAACCTTCCAATATCATAAAGAATGTGTTAAAGAGAATCCTTTCTTCTCATCAGTTTCTTTCTCTTCATTTATTCACACCATAGAGAATGTGTTAAAGAGAATCCTTACTCACCATTGAAGAGACTTTGCATTTAACATGGCTGATCTGAACAACCAACAACATCTAACTGTTGCCGGCGGTACGGAGGTAGCCAACCTCAATGATGATCCCGGTTCACCATTAAATGTTGTCCCACATAATCTTTCACTTCattttgcatttaatgaagatgaagatgcttTGGTTGAGGGTAGAGTTTCTCCAGATCCTAGACCTATTTCTTCAGAGATTACACGtgagtgatttttttttttctgtttcatTAAATGTACAGCTTTAAATGCTTGTGTAGATATTCGTTCGATTCATGTTGGTTCCTTTATTTTTTCTGTTGTGTAAAATAAGgatttatttgtttagttgtacATTGGATTGTTGTtgcttattatttttttttatgtgtaGCCTCAATTCTGAATCAAAATGGActagatgatgatgaagatggtgtTCAAGATTGTACTTTTACTCAGTTGTTATCAACAGGTCATTGTTTTTATCTATAGTTTAATTGTTGTTtgtagtttattattattattattattattattattattattattattattattattattattattattattattattattattaaacagatgatgttttgggtagtttggttgaaaatgtggtattttttTTCCAAGGCAAAAAACAAGTGTAACCATTTTTTTTAAGAAACAAGCTTTTAGAAAACATGTCGTTAGACTTGtattaagtttttatatttttttagaaacAAAGGTATTGAACTTGGTACTATGGTTAGGTTATATATCATAGTATGTATTGAAAAGGTGACACTATCGCATACCATAATAATAATTTAGTAAAGATACGTTAACAAAGTATGACATATGGTCACCATTAAAAAAATGCAATAGCATCTACACTTTTTGGCGTCATCAATAAAATGTACTTCCACgttttatttgaattttttttggaaaaggtGTTAATGTTGTATTTTTGGAAACTATAGTATCAGTTTGTTATGTTTTCATGTTACAAGTAAATTTGTGTTTTAACCTATACGTGTTATGATTTATTTAATCAATACACTTTTTCTAGGTGTTCATGCGGACGAGGAATTTTATGTTCACCACACACCCAATGGGACTAGAATGTGGTGTCCTAATGTTCCTATTGTTTTAAAGCCTGTTGTTGGTTCTGTTTATGAAACGTGGAAGGATGTGTTCAGTATGTACAAGGATTATGCTGTGTATTCTGGGTTTTCTATTCGTAAGGGGCAAACCAAGAGGTGGAAGGGGGTTGTCACTCACCAGTACATAAGGTGTACTAAATATTCAAAACCACAGATTAAGCGTAAAACTGATACTTTGGAGCATTCAAGCTTGACTATTAGGCAAAGTAATTTCACAGTGACAGATTGCAAGGCTAGTATACTGGTTAAGTTTTGTGAGGGCAGCTCTACGTGCACAGTGGTAGGGTTCAATGAGCACCATAATCATCCGTTTGTTGAGCGTTTCAATCGTGACCTAAGTAGGACTTCAAGGAAACTACCATTTGCATCCAAACAGTTTATCCATAACATGAGTTTGAACAGAATTGGTCCGATTGTTTCTCACAGAGTTTTAGTGTCCCTGATGGGTGGACATCACAATGTACGTGGCACGCCAACTGATTTTAAGAACTGGAGCCAGTCGGTTAGGCTTTATATTGGCGATCGTGATGCGCAACTTGTTATAGATCGTCTCAAAGAAAGATCCGAGAGCTTACCAGACTTTTACTATGAGTTTGTTGTTGAGAAAGGGCAATTGAGATCGATTTTTTGGGCAGACGAAATATCCAAGATAAACTACGAGGTGTTTGGGGATGTGTTAGCTTTTGATGCGACTTATCACACTAACAAGTAAGGTTTTTGATAGTTGCACTTTTTTTCCCTTTAACAtattatttaactttttttttctttgtcgCACAGGTACAACATGATTTTTGTTCCTTTCACAGGCGTtgataatcataaacaatgtgtGACATTCGGTGCTGGCTTGTTATTCAACGAAACCACTGAGTCTTACAAgtggttacttgaatcatttctgAAGGCACACAAGAAGCAACCAAAGCTAGTTCTGACGGACCAGGATCCTTCAATGAAAGCTGCCATTTCAGAGGTTTTCACAGACTCTCGGCACCGCCTTTGCATGTGGCATATTATGAAGAAACTTCCCACCAAGGTTTTATTAATTTATGAATCTATTTTgagaagtttttttttgtttcatttaTTTTAACAGTTTTTGTGTTTTCATTTGTATAGATTGCTGGAGACTTGTTACAAAACTCTGAGCTAAGAGCATTGATGCATCGTTTGGTGTGGAGTATTCACATGAAGCCATCTACTTTTGAGACGCGGTGGCAACTTTTGATGGAGGAATATGGGTTACAAGATCACGACTGGTTGAAGGACATGTACTCAATTAGGGACCAATGGGTACCTGCCTACTTCCGTGACATCCCAATGTGTTGTTTGATGAAGACTACATCAAGATGTGAAAGCTCTAACTCAAGCTTCAAGGTCAACTCTTCTAGCGCTAACACACTAGTTCAGTTCATGCTATGTTACGAGACTAGGATAGACAATCAGCGTTACAGGCAACGCGTTGCAGAGTTTAAAACTTCATCTAGTGTATTCATGGACAGTACTGACCTAGCTATTGAGAAGCATGCTTTTGAGTTGTATACACATGCAATTTCTACGGAAGTAAGAAAAGAGATATACAAGGGGAAGCTGTTTTGTTACATTGTAAACACGGAGGATTGTGATGAAGGTTGTGTTTACTATGTGAATCAATTGGACAAACGTAACAATGCAACCAACACATTTACGGTAATTTTGATGTATCCTTATAGTTGCATTTTTTGTTTTAAGTTATTCATTATGCTTTTTTTCATAGAAGCTTAattatgtgttttggtgtttttataGGTTATACTTGAGTTGAGTAACCAGTCGGTATCCTGTTCATGCAACAACTTCATCCGTATTGGATATTTGTGTAGGCACATTTTTTGTGTTTACCGGGTAAACAATATTGAAAGAATCCCGGCCCAGTATGTTGTTAAGCGTTGGTCTAGGGACGTGCTTCCTAAAAGTTTATTTTCTATTGAGAGTCGATATGGTGTTGACACTCGTCCACAAGCTGCTGCGAGAAGTCAGATCCTTGAGATCGTAACTGAATGTGTGGACGCATTAAGAAGCGATGTTGGAGGACTTTCCTCTTTCGCTGAGCAGATAAAGGAACTGAAATGCAAGTTACTAAATGGAGGACCAGTTGATGACGAAGCCAACAATGATAACTATGCTGCTGTTGAAGAATTGCTTGGTGTTTCTTTAGATGGGGACGTAACTCTCGACAACCCAGACGGGATCAGGAACAAAGGACGCGGCAAACGCTGGCGATTGTCTAGAGCACCTCAGGATGGAACGAGCAACTCTGCTGTCAAACCTCCCAAAACACCCAGGCTTTGCCGAACCTGTATGAAGTACGTGACTGGGCATGATTCAAGAAATTGCAAGAAAAAGAAGAACAAGAATAAGAATAAATCGGGTAACGAGGACGAGGACGAAGACTCAAGCTCTGCGAGCCAGGAGTCCACTTGAGTTGGTATTTTTATGTTGATGTGTGTGATGTGCGTGTTTTGAAAACTTTTATGACGCCAGCTTTTTGGTCTCCATTTTAGTGGAGCGCAAGTAAACTTTGATCACCCCTTTTGGACATGCACATGTTTGCATGTGTAGATTATCTGAAAGTCGATGCACATGCATATGTTTGCATGTTAGAATGTATGTGGTTTTGGTATGTCGTATGGTTTTAAGTTTAATGACTATGTTTTAACTGATCAGTTGCATTATGAAATGATATCCCTAATGTTTTGTGTTAGAAGTAAACGTTGCATTGTTTGTTGAGATTAAGAAATGGGTGGTACTTAGTTGGATTTATCTTTTGTTAGTATGCTAATGATATTTTCGTTAGTATGTACctgtttatgctatgtattttttagttttttttactatgttacattttttttaccATGAGTATTTTTGTAGATTCTTTGCTGTGTTTGAATCTGAGATTTTTCAATCTtatggaattttttttttttataccaTGTTACATATTTTGGTCGTTACATCCATTTTATGTATATAATTAGCTAGAAAATGTCCCTTTTCGTTACAAAAGCCAGTAACAAAAAAAAAGATGTATCTTTTTGTTACTTTTTCCCTTTTTTACCTGGCGATGCATTTAATTTGTCATTTACTTTCATATCTAATCACCACCATCCTTTTTCATTATAAATAAGTTTCAGCACCCCCCAATGTGTATATCCCCAAAGCATTGTTACCTACTTATCACACACAAAGCATAACAATGCACAAGAGGCCATGTTTGGTTTCCAAAGTTCCGGATGTTGAGGCGATCGATCTCAAGCCTGAAAAAAATGAGTTCATTAATGTTGGCAAGAGACTTCGAAAGTATGCATTGCATCCAGTCGGCGTTGGCGATATTCCTGAAACAACCCCTCTACCCGCTATGCCCATACGTACGCTTAGGGAGATTTTTACCAGTGATGGGCACCCCCGCGGGAAGAGAACTAGTTTTCCGACCCCCAAGGTTGAACCCGATGTGAAGCCTACGGCGCGAGCAATACCGAAAAACGAGCCTACTGTTAACGCTACAGTCAAGATGGAGCCAAGAGTAGTGCCCAAGGGTGAGCCTACAACATTCCCAAAAAAAAGAGATGTTGAAGACCCCACAACCAGCGATTGGGTTGATGATGTCTCATGGATGAGTGAAATTGAGTGGGATTCATATTTCCCAATAAACATATCAGTTTCCCCTGTGCCAGCAAACCCTTGCAAGTGCAAAAAATGGTTCACATGAACAAGCTCAAGTAGAAATTAGGTGTTGTTGGTGTGTTTTATTAATTATGTTGTTTtttaagatgtatgtatgttttTAGGTTAATTAGAAATTAGGTGTAGTATCAGGTTATCAACATTATGTAAGGAGTAATTTATGTGTCTAATGTTTTTGTAATCTTTTGTGGTGTAATATgtaatggaaaaaaaaaactatctacTTTGTGTGTTGTTACTTTATTTCTTGGgatgtattattattttttgtattATGTTTTTGGTTTATTCAAGTAGATATGTGGTAAACTTTTtcataggggggggggggtaagccCCATTTGTTAAAAAAAGTAATGGAAAGTTAAAAAAGTAGGAAGTACATAGACGTGGGTAATGACAAAAGGATATATTTTACCATGGGACCCACAAATGGTTGGTTCATATCTTTATATTAGATCCATCATTTCAACTACAAGCTTCCAACTATCTCCATCTCCAACTACCCAAACTATATTCATCTATCTCTCAAAAAAGATGAAAAGGTGTTCATGTGGGAGGATTGCTGTTATTCGGACATCATGGACCGACGATAACCCAGGAAGAAGGTTCTATTCATGTCCATTTAAGGTAAAAGATTCAAACCCTGGTTTTATTAAGTAAACGTGTGTTCTAATCGTGTTTTTTGCCCTTTTTTTTAATGTAGCCTAGCAACTGCCCTTTCATTGGTTGGGTCGACCCACCGATGTGCTTACAGTCAACTAGGATCATACCAGGTCTTTTGAGGAACATCAACAACCTGCAAGCTGAACTGTTTACCCGCGAACAAGAAATTCGGAAGAAGAATAGGGTTATATGGTTACTGATATTAGCGTTAGTGTTTGGCAGCTTACTTGTTAGCATTGTTTGTTATGATTAAGAATTAGTTAGTACTTAGTTGGATTATGCTTATTAGTATGTTTAATGACATTTTCTAGTATGTACTTGGTGATGTTTGGTTGAATCTGAGATTTTTCTATGTTATGGGGTTTTGGGTTTTGTTTTTACCATATTACATTTTTTTCCCACTAAGATTTTATGTAGACTTTTGATGTTTTGAATCTGAGAATTTTTTATGTTATGTTTTTTTGGTTCTTGTCTttaccatgttacatttttttttgcctatgatttttgtacatttttggtGTATCCGAGATACATTTTTTTCAGCGAGATTTTTTTGTACATT from Helianthus annuus cultivar XRQ/B chromosome 7, HanXRQr2.0-SUNRISE, whole genome shotgun sequence includes the following:
- the LOC110867838 gene encoding protein FAR1-RELATED SEQUENCE 5-like, whose translation is MADLNNQQHLTVAGGTEVANLNDDPGSPLNVVPHNLSLHFAFNEDEDALVEGRVSPDPRPISSEITPSILNQNGLDDDEDGVQDCTFTQLLSTGVHADEEFYVHHTPNGTRMWCPNVPIVLKPVVGSVYETWKDVFSMYKDYAVYSGFSIRKGQTKRWKGVVTHQYIRCTKYSKPQIKRKTDTLEHSSLTIRQSNFTVTDCKASILVKFCEGSSTCTVVGFNEHHNHPFVERFNRDLSRTSRKLPFASKQFIHNMSLNRIGPIVSHRVLVSLMGGHHNVRGTPTDFKNWSQSVRLYIGDRDAQLVIDRLKERSESLPDFYYEFVVEKGQLRSIFWADEISKINYEVFGDVLAFDATYHTNKYNMIFVPFTGVDNHKQCVTFGAGLLFNETTESYKWLLESFLKAHKKQPKLVLTDQDPSMKAAISEVFTDSRHRLCMWHIMKKLPTKIAGDLLQNSELRALMHRLVWSIHMKPSTFETRWQLLMEEYGLQDHDWLKDMYSIRDQWVPAYFRDIPMCCLMKTTSRCESSNSSFKVNSSSANTLVQFMLCYETRIDNQRYRQRVAEFKTSSSVFMDSTDLAIEKHAFELYTHAISTEVRKEIYKGKLFCYIVNTEDCDEGCVYYVNQLDKRNNATNTFTVILELSNQSVSCSCNNFIRIGYLCRHIFCVYRVNNIERIPAQYVVKRWSRDVLPKSLFSIESRYGVDTRPQAAARSQILEIVTECVDALRSDVGGLSSFAEQIKELKCKLLNGGPVDDEANNDNYAAVEELLGVSLDGDVTLDNPDGIRNKGRGKRWRLSRAPQDGTSNSAVKPPKTPRLCRTCMKYVTGHDSRNCKKKKNKNKNKSGNEDEDEDSSSASQEST